The Clostridium aceticum genomic interval CATAGTAAGGATCCAGATTCCATCCTTTTTCATCATATACCGCAATGATAGGAAACCAATTGGTAATATTAACAGTATTTTCTCCATAACCCATTCGACCCACAGCATTTGGCAGCTTCACTATAAAATCTATAAAAAGCTGTAGTGTATCTCCTGGTTGTAAAGGTTTTTCAGGAGTTATTCTTAAAACAGTATCGGCTTCTCCCATGATTTTATACTCAATAGGTTTTCTTCCCTGCTTTATATTGATAATCTCTATATATCCAGGATTAAAACCATTGGGGTAAGCCCTTTGCATTTCTTTTTCTTCAAAAGGAACCTGTTCTTTTTGTTTAAAGGCATTTGGATAGAGGTGCAGATAAATATCTGCAAGTTCTCCTCCCTGTTGATTTCTATAAACAATTTTTTGACTACATTCTACGCTCATATTCTCTTCCATAAAGACTGCTGTCATTGTATATTCTGTTAAATTTTCTTCTCCATGATAAGACGTCGTAACCCTTTGGATTTGGGTAGTATCCCATACATAGTGAAGAGATACGGTAAAAAATAACAAACCAAAAACTAAGACAATTAATTTTAATTTTCTATTAATCTTCAATTTTTTACCTCCTAATTCAAGACTTCATAAGCTATTAAAATTTTATTTTATATTCGAGATTTTATTACAAAAATCCGTTTATAAATCGCCTACTTATAGTTATAATGTTAACTACATATCATTAGCGTTAACTTAAACCATAATTTGTCATCCTGAGTGGAGCAAAGAGGAGCCGAAGGATCTTAGTCTTAGTAAAATCACAGTTCGAGAGGATTTTGCTAATAATTGTATTAAGCTAACGCCTATGAACTACATATTGATTTTTATAAAAATTACTATATAATGTTCTTTTAGGTGAAGAAGTACTGGTTCTGTCACCTAAAAGAAATTTTATAATAAATATGATATAATATTAAAGTAGATAAAAAATTTTGGAGTGATGATCATGGGTTTTATAAAAACTACAAATTCTATAGATTTAGGAGATACCCCTATAGAAAATATTTTTATCGATGTCTATATGCCAATTGCCAATGGTACTTTTGTAAAAGTCTATTTGCTTGCATACAAATATGCCTGTGATAGAGATATGAAGGAAAATGCTAACAATATAAACATTGCTAAAAATCTTGATATTCCTTTATCTGATGTATTAGCAGCCTGGGACTTTTGGGAAAACAAAAAAATCATTAAAAAGATTCCTTTGTCTACAGAAAATGAATGGGACTATTCGATAGAGTTTTTTAATCTAAAACAACTATACATAGACAATAACTATAAATCCCTTCAAACTTTGAATCAAGAGGATTCAGAACCAACATCCTATACCTGTTCTACAAGAGAATTAATAGAAGCCAATAAGGTGCCTGAGATTAAGCAAATGTTTATAGAAATCAACAAAATTATTAACCGCTCTCTTGTACCCAATGAAAAAATGCAAATATTAGAATGGTTTCATCAGTATAACATTGATCCGCCCTTAGTGATCAAAGCCTATAACTATTGCCGTTATAAAAAAAATGTCCGCAACGTAAAATATGTAGCGGGTGTTATTAGAAACTGGTATGATCAAAATATCACAACAGTAGAACAGCTTCAGGAACATCTTGCAAACCAAGGGGAAAGATATAGTCTATATGATCGTGTATTTAAAGCTATGGGTTTTATGTATAGAGAGCCCTCCGAAGTTGAAATGAAGATTATGGATAAATGGTTGGATAGCCATCAATTTACTATAGATGTTATATTGAAGGCTTGTGAAAATTGCAGTAAAACATCTAATCCTAATATTAATTATATTGATAGTATTTTATCAGATTGGCACAAAAAAGGTATTGCAAAGGTAGAGGATATAGATGCAGAAAAAGAAAAGCAAAAAGAACAGAAAAAAGAACCTTTGCCTATTTCTTCATCTAAAACGCAGCAAAAAATAAAGACCAAGTTTCATTTATCGGAAAGCAGAGGCTCAAGGTATGATGCTAAAGAATTAGAAGAACTATTGTTAAATCGTTCTAAAAACAAACAATAGAGGTGAATCTTTGTGAAGAACCAATTTATTAAAGATATTTTAAAACAGTATGAAAGAAAAAGAGATCATAATAAACAAACAAAAGAAAATCGTCTTCAGGAAGTATATCAGAAAGTACCTGAAATAAAAAAAATAGATGAAGAAATTAAAAAAACAGCACTTTCTTTATCTAGAATACTGATCAATGAGCCCAATAATCCCGAAACAGTTCTGCTTGAGTTAAAAACTATCTTGGAGAAGTTAAAGCAAGAAAAAGCAATTCTTTTGACAGAAAATAATATTCCTTTAGAATATCTACAGGATCAGTTTCATTGTAGTCAGTGTAAAGATACAGGTTTTTCAGCCTCGGGAGATAAATGCACCTGTTTTAAACAACAGCTCATTAACTATACCTATTCCATGTCAAATCTTACAAAGTCACTAGAGAAAGAGAACTTTCATACCTTTAATATTGATTTATTCACTGAAGAATCCTTTGAAGGTCAACAGCAATCTCCTAGAGAGAATATGCTGCATATTTTGAATACTTGTGAAGGATTTGTCTTTAACTTTGATAAGGATAATGAAGAAAATCTTCTTTTTTATGGTGCTACAGGCTTAGGGAAAACTTTTTTAGCTAACTGTATTGCAAAAGCCTTACTAGATAAGGGTAAAATGGTTGTCTATCAAACAGCTTTTAAAATTTTAGAGATACTTGAGGACCTCCGATTCCACAATGCCAATGATAAAGAAAAAGTACACCTTTTGTTTGAAGCGGATCTTCTTATTATCGATGACCTAGGCACAGAAATGACAAATACCTTTACTAACAGTGAACTTTTTAATATTATTAACAGCCGTCTGTTGGCCAATAAAAAAACCCTTATTTCTACCAACTTAACCCCTAAGGAAGTTATTGATCGATATGATGATAGAATTTCTTCTCGTCTCTTCTCAAGGTACACGATATTAAAATTCTATGGCAAAGATCTACGATGGGAATAAAAAAAACTTACATCTAATATAGATGTAAGTTTTTTTTAATTGGTGACCCCTAGGGGAATCGAACCCCTGTTACCGCCGTGAAAGGGCGGTGTCTTAACCGCTTGACCAAGGGGCCAATAAAATTCAGCAAAACCCAGTATTCCTCACCAAGCTCTGCCGAATACTTTGGCTTAATGGTGACCCATCCGCGACTCGAACGCGGGACACCCTGATTAAAAGTCAGGTGCTCTACCGACTGAGCTAATGGGTCAAATCCTGCTCACAGTTATATATAATAATATAAAAAAGGACATCTGTCAACGATTTTTGTCGAAAAAGAAAAAAGCACTTTTAAAAAGTGCCTTTACCTTCTAAAAAATAGATTCTCTTACAATCGTTTGATTTCTCTTAGGTCCTACAGATACGATTTTTACTGGTAGTCCCACATACTCCTCTATTCTAGCTATATACTTCTTAGCGTTTTCTGGTAAATCTTCGTATCTTTCAACTTTTGTAATATCTTCTTCCCATCCATCAAGTTCTTCATAAACTGGCTTGCTTTTTCCTAATGCTTTTAAGTTAGCAGGAAAATGCTCTGTTACTTTTCCATCGATTTCGTATCCTGTACATATTTTAATTTTTTCAAAGCCACTTAGTACGTCTAATAGCATAAGAGAAATACTTGTAAGTCCATTAATTCTAGTAGTATATTTCACCATTACCCCATCAAACCACCCACATCTTCTTGGTCTTCCTGTTGTAGTGCCAAACTCATTTCCTTTTACTCTAATTAAGTCTCCCACTTCATTGTCTAACTCAGTAGGAAAAGGTCCTAATCCTACTCTTGTTGTATATGCCTTTACTACGCCAATAATTTCTTGTAGTTTATTTGGCCCTATACCAGCTCCTATACAAAATCCTCCTGAAGTTGGGTGAGAAGAAGTAACATAGGGATAAGTCCCTAAATCGATATCCAATAGTGTTCCTTGGGCTCCTTCAAACAAAACCTTTTCTCCTGCACTCATAGCCTCATGTACAAGAATCGTAGTATCGGCTACGTATTGTTTAAGTTTTTCTGCATATTCACAGTAGGTTTCATAAATTACGCTTTGATCAAAGCCTTGGCTACCATAAATTTTTTCAATAATTTCATTCTTTCTTTCTACCTGACGAAATAATCGATCTTTAAAAATCTCTTTATCAATCATTTCTCCTAAACGTATACCAGAGCGTTCTATCTTATCCATATAGCAAGGACCTATTCCTTTTTTTGTTGTTCCAATCTGATCTTCTCCCCTTGCCTCTTCTTCTAAAGCGTCTAGTTTTTTATGATAAGGGAAAATAACATGTACCCTTTCATCTATTCTTATATTAGAAGTATCAATTCCTTGTGCCTCTAAAATTTCTACTTCTTTTAAAAAGCCTTCAGGATCAAAAACCACGCCGTTTCCAATAATATTGAGTTTATCTTTGTATAGAACACCCGAAGGTAGTAAATGAAATGCATATTTTTTATCTTCTACAATAACTGTATGTCCTGCATTATTTCCCCCTTGCGCTCTTACCACAACTTTCGCCTTACCTGCCAAATAATCAATAATTTTTCCTTTTCCTTCGTCACCCCACTGGGCTCCTATTACAACCACTGACGGCATACTTCCCACCCCTATATCTCTTTATTTTTTATAACCAATAGGAAATTATACACTTTATAAATTGTGGATAAGTTATAATTTCCGTTATTGGTTTCAACAAAGTCACCCTTTAAATCTTCCAAAGGAAGACTTTGTTCTAATGAATCTATAACTAATAAGAAAACAAGTCAACCTCTTCTCTAAAAGGACTAAATACCCGTTTCTTTTTGCTGTGATTTTTTAATATTTATAATAAATAGAAAATTTTAAACATTATAACTATTATTGCGTAAAAGTTTTTTGTTATAGATCTTCATCTTATTTATAAATTTTTACCGCTTTAAAATTTTATTCTTATTGTTCTTTATGTATCGAACAACACGTATTAATATTATCATATATTCAGAGTATAGTCAACAAATATACGAATGTTAATAAGGTCATTTGTAATAACATTCGAATTAGGCAAAAAAATTATGCTCTAGATCTATCCGTTACGGCACACTGACTTGTAAAAATCTTATTGCAACTTATTATAAATTAGTTTGTATATAAAAATCATAGGCGTTAACTTAATATAATCATTACTAAATTTCTCTTAAACTGTCCTCCTGAGCGTAGCGAAGGATCTTGGAGTAGCCAAGGATGACAAATTATGGCTTAAGTTAACGCTAAGGATATAAAAATAAAAAGGCTAGGTGTTTATCCACCTAGACCTTATTTTCTACTATTATTCCCCTTTTGATTCAAAAAACTTATTTAAGTCTTCCACTAATTTACTTACATCAATTCCATGTACTTTTCCAGCATCTGCAATGCTTTCCATTGTTGCACCTGGACAACCAAGGCAATGTAATCCATACTTCATGAAGACAGCGGCACTATCTCGATCTTGTTGTAGTACCTGCATAATAGTCATGTTTTCTGTAATTTTAGCCATAACTCATTCCTCCTCCAAATCCCGTTAATTGTATAAAAATAGCGTTTTTGTAATCTTTTATACTATATACATTTTTAATGTTACCATTTTTGACATACTTTATCAACTATTATGTGGATTTTTTTCAATATTCTTCTGATATTGTCCACATTTTCCATAATTATACACATTCTTATGGTGGATAGTGTGGATAATTATGTTAGTTGTTCTGCATAATGTGCTTCTTTTGTTATGCACATATGTTTATACTGACTTAGTAATATTGTTCCCTCTTTTTTAAAAAATTGTTGATATTCTTCTAGATCTTCTCTGTCAAAAACTTCCAAGTTTTGATCTTCAAATTCATCATATTTTATTTCCTGTAGCTGAAATCCACACTTTTCATAGCATTTTTGAGCTCGCTTATTAAATACTGCTACCTTTAAATTTAACTGTCTCATTTTCATATTATCAAAATAGTATTCTAAAAAACCTTTTAAAGCATCTGTACCATACCCTTTATTTATGTAATTAGGATCAAATACGATGCCTAATTCACTTATTCTTCTAATCCATTTAATATTTCTAAGAGCTATATATCCAACAAACTGATTTTCCAAATTACAAACGCCAAAACATTTTTTAGATAAAGTATACTTTTTATTTCTATACCAATATTCTCGTTGAAGTTCGCTCATCACAGGAAAGTTATAGCTTCCCAATAGTGGATCTTCA includes:
- a CDS encoding DnaD domain protein; its protein translation is MGFIKTTNSIDLGDTPIENIFIDVYMPIANGTFVKVYLLAYKYACDRDMKENANNINIAKNLDIPLSDVLAAWDFWENKKIIKKIPLSTENEWDYSIEFFNLKQLYIDNNYKSLQTLNQEDSEPTSYTCSTRELIEANKVPEIKQMFIEINKIINRSLVPNEKMQILEWFHQYNIDPPLVIKAYNYCRYKKNVRNVKYVAGVIRNWYDQNITTVEQLQEHLANQGERYSLYDRVFKAMGFMYREPSEVEMKIMDKWLDSHQFTIDVILKACENCSKTSNPNINYIDSILSDWHKKGIAKVEDIDAEKEKQKEQKKEPLPISSSKTQQKIKTKFHLSESRGSRYDAKELEELLLNRSKNKQ
- a CDS encoding ATP-binding protein; amino-acid sequence: MKNQFIKDILKQYERKRDHNKQTKENRLQEVYQKVPEIKKIDEEIKKTALSLSRILINEPNNPETVLLELKTILEKLKQEKAILLTENNIPLEYLQDQFHCSQCKDTGFSASGDKCTCFKQQLINYTYSMSNLTKSLEKENFHTFNIDLFTEESFEGQQQSPRENMLHILNTCEGFVFNFDKDNEENLLFYGATGLGKTFLANCIAKALLDKGKMVVYQTAFKILEILEDLRFHNANDKEKVHLLFEADLLIIDDLGTEMTNTFTNSELFNIINSRLLANKKTLISTNLTPKEVIDRYDDRISSRLFSRYTILKFYGKDLRWE
- a CDS encoding adenylosuccinate synthase, whose translation is MPSVVVIGAQWGDEGKGKIIDYLAGKAKVVVRAQGGNNAGHTVIVEDKKYAFHLLPSGVLYKDKLNIIGNGVVFDPEGFLKEVEILEAQGIDTSNIRIDERVHVIFPYHKKLDALEEEARGEDQIGTTKKGIGPCYMDKIERSGIRLGEMIDKEIFKDRLFRQVERKNEIIEKIYGSQGFDQSVIYETYCEYAEKLKQYVADTTILVHEAMSAGEKVLFEGAQGTLLDIDLGTYPYVTSSHPTSGGFCIGAGIGPNKLQEIIGVVKAYTTRVGLGPFPTELDNEVGDLIRVKGNEFGTTTGRPRRCGWFDGVMVKYTTRINGLTSISLMLLDVLSGFEKIKICTGYEIDGKVTEHFPANLKALGKSKPVYEELDGWEEDITKVERYEDLPENAKKYIARIEEYVGLPVKIVSVGPKRNQTIVRESIF
- a CDS encoding DUF1858 domain-containing protein, producing MAKITENMTIMQVLQQDRDSAAVFMKYGLHCLGCPGATMESIADAGKVHGIDVSKLVEDLNKFFESKGE
- a CDS encoding GNAT family N-acetyltransferase, with product MIIVARGKLTYITEIERQQVDAMQLWGKHEDPLLGSYNFPVMSELQREYWYRNKKYTLSKKCFGVCNLENQFVGYIALRNIKWIRRISELGIVFDPNYINKGYGTDALKGFLEYYFDNMKMRQLNLKVAVFNKRAQKCYEKCGFQLQEIKYDEFEDQNLEVFDREDLEEYQQFFKKEGTILLSQYKHMCITKEAHYAEQLT